Proteins co-encoded in one Vidua chalybeata isolate OUT-0048 chromosome 18, bVidCha1 merged haplotype, whole genome shotgun sequence genomic window:
- the TRAFD1 gene encoding TRAF-type zinc finger domain-containing protein 1 isoform X1: protein MAIAAVPAAESRLCGNCKKDIPAVNFIIHEIHCRRNIEICPYCSDSIPKSEMKNHIESEHVQVTCKCRMKMESSLLKDHEASSCPLRPVLCQFCDIQLAFNKLQEHELYCGARTEPCGRCGRNVLLRELREHPRLCGREEKAAEGSGTAPASGSEDGAGRGRRGAGDELEGPEILHSQLPEDWNADLDYVLALSMQSENNPHHNTAADIPRDFWEYDYTKEPGQSAHLDETDLSNISCDSPGSFSTSNHSKTDKETIMLPCEFCEELCPAEDLILHQTGCNPASAFASFSKRSSSPNPWECSGLRAGGSNSHRTVPSSQPQAVQAEGDIMIPCEFCGIQLEEEILFHHQHHCDLRPASPTGDTAARELPAQPHGDRRESPEPARRRIRHQGDVSPWHAEGSGKLGLCPAAGTRLRTEVAKAGNAALSPPGRAGDTRGKPGKGSGSEGTWKDRGDTAAGTAPRARPAQHFQAETFASSSSRASPAQPSSSAAGGRSLGLSDGRSGLRRRSSKAKTQSPAAGQPEE from the exons ATGGCCATCGCGGCCGTGCCCGCGGCCGAGTCCCGGCTCTGCGGCAACTG CAAAAAGGATATTCCTGCAGTCAATTTCATCATCCATGAAATCCACTGTAgaagaaatattgaaatatgCCCCTACTGCAGCGACTCCATCCCAAAGTCTGAGATGAAGAACCACATTGAGTCTGAACATGTGCAG GTCACCTGCAAATGTAGGATGAAGATGGAAAGCAGCCTCCTGAAGGACCACGAG GCGTCCTCGTGCCCGCTGCGCCCCGTGCTGTGCCAGTTCTGTGACATCCAGCTGGCCTTCAACAAGCTCCAGGAGCACGAGCTCTACTGCGGGGCCAGGACCGAGCCCTGCGGGCGCTGCGGCCGCAACGTCCTGCTCAGGGAGCTCAGGGAGCACCCGCGGCTCTGtggcagggaggagaaggcagcCGAGGGCAGCGGGACAGCGCCCGCCTCCGGCAGCGAGGATGGAGCCGGCAGGGGCCGCCGGGGAGCAG GAGATGAGCTGGAGGGACCTGAAATCCTTCACTCCCAACTTCCTGAAGACTGGAATGCTGACCTGGACTATGTGTTGGCTCTCAGCATGCAAAGTGAGAATAATCCTCACCATAATACTGCAGCtgacattcccagggatttcTGGGAATATGACTACACCAAAGAGCCTGGACAATCTGCCCATCTTGATGAAACAGACCTGTCCAACATCTCCTGTGACTCTCCAGGGTCCTTTAGCAcatcaaaccacagcaaaacaG acaAGGAGACGATCATGTTGCCCTGCGAGTTCTGTGaggagctgtgtcctgctgaAGATCTGATCCTTCACCAG ACAGGGTGTAACCCAGCAAGTGCCTTTGCCTCGTTCAGTAAGAGAAGTTCTTCTCCAAATCCATGGGAATGCAGTGGTCTGCGAGCTGGGGGGTCCAACAGCCACAGGACTGTCCCTTCATCCCAGCCCCAAGCTGTCCAGGCAGAAGGAGACATCATGATTCCATGTGAATTCTGTGGCATCCAGCTGGAAGAGGAGATTCTCTTTCATCACCAG caccactgTGACCTGcgccctgccagccccacaggtGACACTGCAGCTCGGGAGCTGCCGGCTCAGCCCCACGGGGACAGACGGGAATCGCCAGAGCCGGCTCGGCGACGGATCCGGCACCAAG gagatGTTTCTCCTTGGCACGCAGAAGGCTCTGggaagctggggctgtgccctgctgcagggaccAGGCTGAGGACGGAGGTGGCCAAGGCTGGGAACGCGGCGTTGTCCCCTCCAGGGAGAGCCGGTGACACGCGGGGCAAGCCCGGGAAGGGGAGTGGCAGTGAGGGGACATGGAAGGACAGAGGTGacactgcagctgggacagcacCCCGGGCAAGACCTGCTCAGCACTTCCAGGCAGAAACCTTcgcttccagctcctccagagctTCTCCAGCCCAGCCAAG CTCCAGCGCCGCAGGAGGAAGGAGCCTGGGGCTGTCGGACGGGCGCAGCGGCCTCCGGCGCCGGAGCTCCAAG GCAAAaacccagagcccagcagccgGACAGCCGGAGGAATGA
- the TRAFD1 gene encoding TRAF-type zinc finger domain-containing protein 1 isoform X2: MAIAAVPAAESRLCGNCKKDIPAVNFIIHEIHCRRNIEICPYCSDSIPKSEMKNHIESEHVQVTCKCRMKMESSLLKDHEASSCPLRPVLCQFCDIQLAFNKLQEHELYCGARTEPCGRCGRNVLLRELREHPRLCGREEKAAEGSGTAPASGSEDGAGRGRRGAGDELEGPEILHSQLPEDWNADLDYVLALSMQSENNPHHNTAADIPRDFWEYDYTKEPGQSAHLDETDLSNISCDSPGSFSTSNHSKTDKETIMLPCEFCEELCPAEDLILHQTGCNPASAFASFSKRSSSPNPWECSGLRAGGSNSHRTVPSSQPQAVQAEGDIMIPCEFCGIQLEEEILFHHQHHCDLRPASPTGDTAARELPAQPHGDRRESPEPARRRIRHQGRAGDTRGKPGKGSGSEGTWKDRGDTAAGTAPRARPAQHFQAETFASSSSRASPAQPSSSAAGGRSLGLSDGRSGLRRRSSKAKTQSPAAGQPEE, translated from the exons ATGGCCATCGCGGCCGTGCCCGCGGCCGAGTCCCGGCTCTGCGGCAACTG CAAAAAGGATATTCCTGCAGTCAATTTCATCATCCATGAAATCCACTGTAgaagaaatattgaaatatgCCCCTACTGCAGCGACTCCATCCCAAAGTCTGAGATGAAGAACCACATTGAGTCTGAACATGTGCAG GTCACCTGCAAATGTAGGATGAAGATGGAAAGCAGCCTCCTGAAGGACCACGAG GCGTCCTCGTGCCCGCTGCGCCCCGTGCTGTGCCAGTTCTGTGACATCCAGCTGGCCTTCAACAAGCTCCAGGAGCACGAGCTCTACTGCGGGGCCAGGACCGAGCCCTGCGGGCGCTGCGGCCGCAACGTCCTGCTCAGGGAGCTCAGGGAGCACCCGCGGCTCTGtggcagggaggagaaggcagcCGAGGGCAGCGGGACAGCGCCCGCCTCCGGCAGCGAGGATGGAGCCGGCAGGGGCCGCCGGGGAGCAG GAGATGAGCTGGAGGGACCTGAAATCCTTCACTCCCAACTTCCTGAAGACTGGAATGCTGACCTGGACTATGTGTTGGCTCTCAGCATGCAAAGTGAGAATAATCCTCACCATAATACTGCAGCtgacattcccagggatttcTGGGAATATGACTACACCAAAGAGCCTGGACAATCTGCCCATCTTGATGAAACAGACCTGTCCAACATCTCCTGTGACTCTCCAGGGTCCTTTAGCAcatcaaaccacagcaaaacaG acaAGGAGACGATCATGTTGCCCTGCGAGTTCTGTGaggagctgtgtcctgctgaAGATCTGATCCTTCACCAG ACAGGGTGTAACCCAGCAAGTGCCTTTGCCTCGTTCAGTAAGAGAAGTTCTTCTCCAAATCCATGGGAATGCAGTGGTCTGCGAGCTGGGGGGTCCAACAGCCACAGGACTGTCCCTTCATCCCAGCCCCAAGCTGTCCAGGCAGAAGGAGACATCATGATTCCATGTGAATTCTGTGGCATCCAGCTGGAAGAGGAGATTCTCTTTCATCACCAG caccactgTGACCTGcgccctgccagccccacaggtGACACTGCAGCTCGGGAGCTGCCGGCTCAGCCCCACGGGGACAGACGGGAATCGCCAGAGCCGGCTCGGCGACGGATCCGGCACCAAG GGAGAGCCGGTGACACGCGGGGCAAGCCCGGGAAGGGGAGTGGCAGTGAGGGGACATGGAAGGACAGAGGTGacactgcagctgggacagcacCCCGGGCAAGACCTGCTCAGCACTTCCAGGCAGAAACCTTcgcttccagctcctccagagctTCTCCAGCCCAGCCAAG CTCCAGCGCCGCAGGAGGAAGGAGCCTGGGGCTGTCGGACGGGCGCAGCGGCCTCCGGCGCCGGAGCTCCAAG GCAAAaacccagagcccagcagccgGACAGCCGGAGGAATGA